The proteins below come from a single Nocardiopsis gilva YIM 90087 genomic window:
- a CDS encoding nucleoside hydrolase, whose translation MAHAPRTPVVIDCDPGVDDAVALLLAFASPELEVRGVTTVAGNVSLADVDRNAARVLDLTGLPEDFPLVSGVAGPIARQRRMRDEPVHGPGGLGGVDLPDSPRRHREAHAVDWLADEALARPGELTLIAVGPLSNVAMLLRRHPAAGAALREIVIMGGAAFVQGNVTPAAEFNFYADPEAARCVLESGLPIRVVGLDVTRAALFPLEAAEELTALSGTAGIAGQLLSAYTRRVTAASGATGSPVHDALAVAAVTHPDIIGWESGWATVECSGEYTRGALVADLRTPDRDRPTQIGRTVDADRFVRLLSERLAGYADA comes from the coding sequence GTGGCGCACGCACCGAGAACGCCCGTGGTGATCGACTGCGACCCGGGCGTGGACGACGCCGTTGCCTTGCTACTCGCCTTCGCCTCGCCGGAGCTGGAGGTGCGCGGCGTGACCACGGTGGCGGGCAACGTGTCCCTGGCCGATGTCGACCGCAACGCGGCCCGCGTGCTCGATCTGACGGGGCTTCCCGAGGATTTCCCCCTGGTGTCGGGGGTAGCCGGTCCGATCGCGCGCCAGCGCCGCATGCGTGATGAGCCCGTCCACGGGCCGGGCGGACTCGGCGGGGTGGACCTGCCCGACTCCCCGCGCCGCCACCGCGAGGCCCACGCCGTCGACTGGCTGGCGGATGAGGCCCTGGCCCGGCCGGGTGAGCTGACGCTGATCGCGGTCGGGCCGCTGTCGAACGTCGCGATGCTGCTGCGCCGCCACCCCGCGGCCGGCGCGGCGCTGCGGGAGATCGTGATCATGGGCGGAGCCGCGTTCGTTCAGGGCAACGTCACCCCGGCCGCCGAGTTCAACTTCTACGCCGACCCCGAGGCCGCCCGGTGCGTTCTGGAGTCGGGTCTGCCGATCCGGGTCGTCGGCCTCGACGTCACGCGCGCGGCGCTGTTTCCGCTGGAGGCCGCCGAGGAGCTGACCGCTCTGTCGGGGACCGCCGGGATCGCCGGACAGCTGCTCAGTGCCTACACGCGTCGCGTCACGGCGGCGTCCGGCGCCACGGGCTCACCCGTGCACGACGCGCTCGCGGTCGCGGCGGTGACGCATCCGGACATCATCGGCTGGGAGAGCGGGTGGGCCACGGTGGAGTGCTCCGGCGAGTACACGCGCGGCGCGCTCGTGGCTGACCTGCGCACCCCCGACCGCGACCGCCCCACCCAGATCGGGCGCACGGTCGACGCCGACCGGTTCGTCCGGCTGCTCAGTGAGCGCCTGGCCGGATACGCGGACGCATAG
- a CDS encoding DoxX family protein: protein MPGQTLPTRALLADITTLLARIAIGAAFIIHGLQKLGMGVEGAGAAFGQMGVPMPQIAAIVAIVIELGGGIALLIGFALPVTGVLLALQMAAAIVIVHIPQGQPFVSAEGGPSFELPLVMGAASLALGFAGGGLAVDRFLPWGARTTQVRV from the coding sequence ATGCCAGGACAGACTCTGCCGACGAGGGCCCTGCTGGCCGACATCACCACCCTGCTCGCGCGCATCGCCATCGGCGCCGCCTTCATCATCCACGGGCTGCAGAAGCTCGGCATGGGGGTGGAGGGAGCCGGCGCCGCCTTCGGGCAGATGGGCGTCCCGATGCCGCAGATCGCCGCGATCGTGGCCATCGTCATCGAACTCGGCGGCGGTATCGCGCTGCTGATCGGCTTCGCACTGCCGGTGACCGGCGTGCTGCTGGCGCTCCAGATGGCCGCCGCCATCGTCATCGTCCACATCCCGCAGGGTCAGCCGTTCGTCTCGGCCGAGGGGGGACCCAGCTTCGAGCTTCCGCTGGTGATGGGTGCCGCCTCGCTCGCGCTCGGCTTCGCCGGCGGCGGCCTCGCCGTCGACCGGTTCCTGCCGTGGGGCGCGCGGACCACGCAGGTCCGCGTCTGA
- a CDS encoding amino acid permease, producing the protein MSILRSLARTKSIEQSIRDTDEPGHQLKKDLNGFDLIIFGIGVIIGTGIFVVTGRQAAENAGPAIVLAFLIAGLVCGLAAMCYAEFASTVPVAGSAYTFGYAALGEFLAWIIGWDLILEFTLAASVVAVGWSGYASDLTGVPTSFDVGGWTVNAGAILIVVLLGILSTLGTKLSGRVSMVIVAIKVGIVLLIIGVGAFYVKAANWTPFIPEPHAVPAQETSIGHEPLTHVLFGLEPSQYGLWGVITAASVVFFAFIGFDVVATTAEETKNPKRDMPIGIFGSLIIVTILYMAVSAVITGMRPYAELNTPAPLAEAFRAVGADWAASIISLGGVIGITTVILVLMMGQARVGFAMSRDGLLPRGLSKSHPRFGTPYVMNIVTTAVVAVLAGLVPIGTLEEMVNIGTLFAFVIVSVGVIVLRRNRPDLPRAFRTPWVPVLPIIAALACAWLMVNLTVDTWIRFLVWMVVGVAIYLAYGMRHSRVGRAEREGAVTAEPAGGGSTDG; encoded by the coding sequence TTGAGCATTCTGCGCAGTCTCGCGCGCACCAAGAGCATCGAGCAGTCGATCCGGGATACCGATGAGCCCGGTCACCAGCTCAAGAAGGACCTCAACGGGTTCGACCTGATCATCTTCGGCATCGGTGTGATCATCGGTACCGGCATCTTCGTCGTCACCGGACGACAGGCCGCGGAGAACGCGGGCCCCGCGATCGTCCTGGCGTTCCTCATCGCCGGACTCGTGTGCGGGCTCGCCGCCATGTGCTACGCGGAGTTCGCCTCCACCGTCCCGGTGGCCGGCAGCGCCTACACGTTCGGCTACGCGGCGCTGGGCGAGTTCCTCGCCTGGATCATCGGCTGGGACCTGATCCTGGAGTTCACCCTGGCCGCATCGGTGGTCGCGGTGGGCTGGTCCGGCTACGCCAGCGACCTGACCGGCGTCCCCACCTCGTTCGATGTCGGCGGGTGGACGGTGAACGCCGGCGCGATCCTCATCGTGGTCCTCCTCGGCATCCTCAGCACGCTCGGCACCAAGCTCTCCGGGCGGGTGTCGATGGTCATCGTCGCCATCAAGGTCGGCATCGTCCTGCTGATCATCGGCGTCGGCGCCTTCTACGTGAAGGCCGCCAACTGGACGCCGTTCATCCCCGAGCCGCACGCGGTCCCCGCCCAGGAGACCTCGATCGGACACGAGCCACTCACCCACGTGCTGTTCGGCCTGGAGCCGAGCCAGTACGGCCTCTGGGGCGTGATCACCGCCGCCTCGGTCGTGTTCTTCGCCTTCATCGGCTTCGACGTGGTCGCCACGACCGCCGAGGAGACCAAGAACCCCAAGCGCGACATGCCCATCGGCATCTTCGGCTCCCTGATCATCGTGACGATCCTTTACATGGCCGTCTCCGCGGTCATCACCGGCATGCGCCCCTATGCGGAGCTCAACACCCCCGCCCCGCTCGCCGAGGCGTTCCGCGCGGTCGGTGCCGACTGGGCGGCTTCGATCATCTCGCTGGGCGGCGTCATCGGCATCACGACGGTCATCCTGGTCCTCATGATGGGCCAGGCCCGGGTCGGTTTCGCGATGTCGCGCGACGGGCTGCTGCCGCGCGGGCTGTCCAAGTCGCACCCGCGCTTCGGCACGCCCTACGTGATGAACATCGTCACCACGGCCGTCGTCGCCGTCCTCGCCGGGCTGGTGCCGATCGGCACGCTGGAGGAGATGGTCAACATCGGGACGCTGTTCGCGTTCGTGATCGTGTCCGTCGGCGTGATCGTCCTCCGCAGGAACCGGCCGGACCTGCCGCGCGCCTTCCGCACCCCGTGGGTCCCGGTGCTCCCGATCATCGCGGCCCTGGCCTGCGCCTGGCTGATGGTCAACCTGACCGTCGACACCTGGATCCGCTTCCTCGTGTGGATGGTGGTCGGTGTGGCCATCTACCTCGCCTACGGCATGCGCCACAGCCGTGTGGGCCGAGCCGAGCGGGAGGGCGCCGTCACGGCCGAGCCGGCCGGAGGCGGCAGCACCGACGGCTGA
- a CDS encoding GNAT family N-acetyltransferase, with protein MTLWRIRTVVDDRPGQLAGVVETMAAHGGNIVGLSIHADAAGVVDEFIVDIPGEHHSLLRSVSRRSVTDSVIAVPAERREVGDDVTRALLLTARLQREPNRLPEALAELLLADDARWTNLTKPVAEFPEEPESTLLVPVGPLRGVRLRREDRPFTWTESARADALVRSVLPSAGPAPTDGAVVTHHGTDLYVWQVGAGDAAALQRLHLRCSAETTRRRYFSSVRELSPRMLGVFCDPERGLTLAARSLKGGEPVALAHLMYTLDPGVGEMAFLVEDAWQGTGVGTALARALTAIAADWGLAEVRAETTPGNRSMLRIMRRLGASVSPPRQGVVQARLPVAGTVPSRRPGRLMTLLSQAGAPGGTSG; from the coding sequence ATGACCCTGTGGCGGATCCGAACGGTCGTCGACGACCGGCCAGGTCAGCTCGCCGGGGTGGTCGAGACGATGGCCGCCCACGGCGGCAACATCGTGGGCCTGTCCATTCACGCCGACGCCGCCGGGGTGGTCGACGAGTTCATCGTCGACATCCCGGGAGAGCACCACTCGCTGCTGCGCTCGGTCAGTCGGCGCAGCGTCACCGACTCGGTGATCGCCGTCCCCGCCGAACGCCGCGAAGTGGGCGACGACGTCACCCGCGCCCTCCTGCTCACCGCGCGGCTGCAGCGCGAACCCAACCGCCTGCCCGAGGCACTCGCCGAGCTCCTGCTCGCCGACGATGCCCGGTGGACCAACCTCACCAAGCCCGTGGCCGAGTTCCCCGAGGAACCCGAGAGCACCCTGCTGGTGCCGGTCGGCCCGCTGCGTGGCGTCCGGCTGCGCCGCGAGGACCGGCCCTTCACCTGGACCGAGTCGGCGCGCGCCGACGCGCTGGTCCGCTCCGTGCTCCCGTCGGCGGGTCCCGCTCCCACCGACGGCGCCGTCGTCACCCACCACGGCACCGACCTCTACGTCTGGCAGGTAGGGGCCGGGGACGCCGCCGCCCTGCAGCGCCTGCACCTGCGCTGCTCGGCGGAGACGACGCGGCGCCGCTACTTCTCCAGCGTGCGCGAGCTCAGCCCGCGGATGCTCGGCGTCTTCTGCGACCCCGAACGCGGCCTGACCCTGGCCGCGCGGTCGCTCAAGGGCGGAGAACCCGTCGCCCTGGCCCACCTGATGTACACGCTCGACCCGGGGGTGGGCGAGATGGCGTTCCTCGTCGAGGACGCCTGGCAGGGAACCGGAGTGGGGACGGCCCTGGCACGGGCGCTGACCGCGATCGCCGCCGACTGGGGGCTCGCCGAGGTCCGCGCCGAGACCACGCCCGGCAACCGGTCGATGCTGCGCATCATGCGGCGGCTGGGCGCCTCGGTGAGCCCGCCGCGGCAGGGCGTCGTGCAGGCCCGGCTACCGGTCGCCGGTACGGTGCCGTCGCGTCGCCCCGGGCGGCTGATGACCCTGTTGAGCCAGGCCGGAGCGCCCGGCGGCACCTCGGGCTGA
- the hutI gene encoding imidazolonepropionase: MTAPAAPTSVLIDGIGTLVTNDPGLGEGPLGELADAALLIEGGRVAWVGSASRAPEADVRVEADGRCVIPGFVDSHSHIVFAGDRSREFAARMSGQPYAAGGIRTTVAATRAASDADLLGNATRLLREAHAQGTTTLEVKSGYGLSVADEERALRVAGRLTDEVTFLGAHIVPPEYAEDPAGYVDLVTGPMLDACAPHARWIDVFCERGAFDEEASRRILAAGQERGLRARVHGNQLGAGPGVRLAVELGAASVDHCTYLTGDDVDALAQSAKGGDGTVATLLPGVDFSTRQSYPDARALLDAGATVALAGDCNPGSCFTSSIAFCIALAVREMRMTPDEALWAATAGGARALRRSDVGHLGVGARADLALLDAPNHIYLAYRPGVPQVAAVWKDGEIVSGRP; this comes from the coding sequence ATGACCGCACCGGCAGCGCCGACGTCCGTCCTCATCGACGGCATCGGCACCCTCGTCACCAACGACCCCGGGCTGGGGGAGGGGCCGCTCGGCGAGCTCGCCGACGCCGCGCTGCTGATCGAGGGCGGCCGCGTCGCCTGGGTGGGGTCGGCCTCGCGCGCCCCTGAGGCCGACGTCCGCGTCGAAGCGGACGGACGCTGCGTCATCCCCGGCTTCGTCGACAGCCACTCCCACATCGTCTTCGCCGGTGACCGCAGCCGCGAGTTCGCCGCCCGGATGAGCGGGCAGCCCTATGCGGCCGGCGGGATCCGCACCACGGTCGCCGCCACGCGGGCCGCGAGCGACGCCGACCTGCTGGGCAACGCGACCCGCCTGCTGCGGGAGGCACACGCCCAGGGCACCACCACGCTGGAGGTCAAGTCCGGCTACGGGCTCAGCGTCGCCGACGAGGAGCGTGCCCTGCGCGTGGCCGGGCGGCTCACCGACGAGGTCACCTTCCTCGGTGCGCACATCGTCCCCCCGGAGTACGCCGAGGACCCCGCCGGATACGTCGATCTCGTCACCGGCCCCATGCTGGACGCCTGCGCCCCGCACGCGCGCTGGATCGACGTGTTCTGCGAGCGCGGCGCGTTCGACGAGGAGGCGTCGCGCCGCATCCTCGCCGCCGGACAGGAGCGGGGGCTGCGCGCGCGTGTGCACGGAAATCAGCTCGGCGCAGGGCCGGGCGTGCGGCTGGCCGTCGAGCTCGGCGCCGCCTCGGTCGACCACTGCACCTACCTGACCGGCGACGACGTGGACGCCCTCGCCCAGTCCGCCAAGGGCGGGGACGGCACGGTCGCCACCCTGCTCCCCGGCGTGGACTTCTCCACCCGCCAGTCCTACCCCGACGCCCGCGCCCTCCTCGACGCCGGTGCCACGGTCGCCCTGGCTGGGGACTGCAACCCCGGCTCCTGCTTCACCTCCAGCATCGCCTTCTGTATCGCCCTGGCGGTGCGGGAGATGCGCATGACCCCCGACGAGGCGCTGTGGGCGGCGACCGCGGGCGGAGCCCGCGCCCTGCGCCGCAGCGACGTGGGCCACCTCGGCGTCGGCGCCCGCGCCGACCTCGCTCTGCTGGACGCGCCCAACCACATCTACCTCGCCTACCGGCCCGGCGTCCCCCAGGTCGCCGCGGTGTGGAAGGACGGGGAGATCGTCAGCGGCCGCCCCTGA
- a CDS encoding formimidoylglutamate deiminase, whose translation MRRYWCAWAWTGGDDAPVEADVVIEVGSDGRIASVTPGMAAPADAERLPGLTMAGLANAHSHAFHRALRGRTHGDGGSFWTWRERMYEVAGRLTPDSYHRLARAVYAEMALAGITCVGEFHYLHHDRVGVPYADPNAMGAALVAAAADAGIRITVLDTCYLSGGLSAEGGHTPLDGPQLRFGDGGADAWAARVDAFRPQGDHARVGAAVHSVRAVPAAQIPDVAAWAEAREVPLHVHVSEQRAENTACQAAYGRTPTALLADSGALGPRTSLVHATNLTDADVSAIRAARATVCLCLTTERDLADGIARTGDLVAAECADGTGPAALSLGTDQHAQIDMFEEMRGAELHERLRTGRRGTLALSSLRAAATLHGHASLGWGPATSAEAGTLIPGARADLVTVGLDSIRLAGLDPARASDAVVFAATAADVRHVMADGRWIVRDGAHLTIPDTARELDAAIADLYASASRHH comes from the coding sequence GTGCGCCGCTACTGGTGCGCGTGGGCCTGGACCGGCGGGGACGACGCCCCGGTCGAGGCCGACGTGGTGATCGAGGTCGGCTCGGACGGCCGGATCGCGTCGGTCACGCCCGGCATGGCGGCGCCCGCCGACGCCGAGCGGCTGCCCGGACTCACCATGGCCGGGCTCGCCAACGCCCACTCCCACGCCTTCCACCGCGCGCTGCGCGGGCGCACCCACGGCGACGGCGGCTCGTTCTGGACCTGGCGCGAGCGGATGTACGAGGTCGCCGGCCGGCTCACCCCCGACTCCTACCACCGGCTCGCCCGCGCGGTGTACGCGGAGATGGCGCTGGCCGGGATCACCTGCGTGGGCGAGTTCCACTACCTGCACCACGACCGGGTCGGCGTGCCGTACGCCGACCCCAACGCCATGGGCGCGGCCCTGGTCGCCGCCGCGGCCGACGCCGGGATCCGCATCACCGTCCTCGACACCTGCTACCTGTCCGGCGGTCTGTCCGCCGAGGGCGGGCACACCCCGCTCGACGGTCCGCAGCTGCGCTTCGGTGACGGCGGCGCCGACGCCTGGGCCGCCCGGGTGGACGCCTTCCGCCCGCAGGGCGACCACGCCCGCGTCGGCGCGGCCGTGCACTCGGTCCGCGCCGTCCCCGCCGCGCAGATCCCCGACGTCGCCGCTTGGGCCGAGGCCCGCGAGGTGCCCCTCCACGTCCACGTCTCCGAGCAGCGCGCCGAGAACACGGCGTGCCAGGCCGCCTACGGCCGCACGCCCACCGCCCTGCTCGCCGACTCCGGGGCGCTCGGTCCCCGCACCAGCCTGGTGCACGCCACCAACCTCACCGACGCCGACGTCAGCGCCATCCGGGCGGCGCGCGCCACGGTCTGCCTGTGCCTGACCACCGAGCGGGACCTCGCCGACGGCATCGCCCGCACCGGTGACCTGGTGGCGGCCGAGTGCGCCGACGGCACCGGACCCGCCGCGCTGTCCCTGGGCACCGACCAGCACGCGCAGATCGACATGTTCGAGGAGATGCGCGGTGCGGAACTGCACGAGCGGCTGCGCACCGGCCGTCGCGGCACGCTGGCCCTCTCGTCCCTGCGGGCCGCCGCCACCCTGCACGGGCACGCCTCCCTCGGCTGGGGCCCCGCGACCTCCGCCGAGGCCGGAACGCTCATCCCCGGCGCCCGCGCCGACCTGGTCACTGTCGGCCTGGACAGCATCCGGCTCGCCGGGCTCGACCCCGCCCGTGCCAGCGACGCCGTCGTGTTCGCCGCCACCGCCGCCGACGTCCGGCACGTCATGGCCGACGGCCGGTGGATCGTCCGCGATGGCGCGCACCTGACCATCCCCGACACCGCCCGCGAGCTCGACGCCGCGATCGCCGACCTGTACGCGTCGGCCTCCCGGCACCACTGA
- a CDS encoding allantoate amidohydrolase — protein sequence MSDGFDQLWADLEPLGRNRTTGGYRRFSWGEADADVRAWFVAAATARGLTVETDRNGNLWAWWGEPGPDAVVTGSHLDSVPDGGAFDGPLGVVSALAAVDELKRRGVRPSRPLAVTVFVEEEGARFGVPCLGTRLLTGAITPERALGLTDADGVTWERAMERAGHDPGRIGADPDLLGRVGVFIELHVEQGTALIHTDSAVGVASSVWPHGRWRMDFSGQGDHAGSTRLADRKDPMLPFAETVLAARAAAEAHDAVATIGKVHVAPNGTNAIPSRVRTWLDARAPDEATLHAVVDHVDAVAKRAASEHSVFHARYEESYTPVVDFDTALRDHIAAVIGADGTPAPVLPTGAGHDAGVLAASVPTAMLFVRNPSGISHAPQEFARPDDCHQGVTALADVLADLLHEKEEHEEHQEQKGQKRQKGQGEKGSP from the coding sequence ATGAGCGACGGCTTCGATCAACTCTGGGCGGACCTGGAACCCTTGGGCCGGAACCGGACCACCGGCGGCTACCGGCGCTTCTCCTGGGGGGAGGCCGACGCCGACGTGCGCGCGTGGTTCGTCGCGGCCGCGACCGCCCGTGGGCTGACGGTCGAGACCGACCGCAACGGCAACCTGTGGGCGTGGTGGGGCGAGCCCGGACCCGACGCCGTCGTCACCGGATCCCACCTGGACTCCGTTCCGGACGGCGGCGCCTTCGACGGCCCGCTCGGTGTCGTCAGCGCGCTGGCGGCGGTGGACGAGCTCAAGCGCCGCGGCGTGCGCCCCTCCCGCCCGCTCGCCGTCACCGTCTTCGTCGAGGAAGAAGGCGCCCGCTTCGGTGTGCCGTGCCTGGGCACGCGGTTGCTCACCGGGGCCATTACCCCCGAACGCGCTCTCGGCCTCACCGACGCCGACGGCGTCACCTGGGAGCGCGCCATGGAACGGGCCGGGCACGACCCCGGCCGCATCGGCGCTGACCCCGACCTTCTCGGCCGCGTCGGCGTGTTCATCGAGCTCCACGTCGAGCAGGGCACCGCGCTCATCCACACCGACTCCGCCGTCGGCGTCGCCAGCTCCGTATGGCCGCACGGCCGGTGGCGGATGGACTTCTCCGGCCAGGGCGACCACGCCGGATCGACCCGTCTGGCCGACCGCAAGGACCCGATGCTGCCGTTCGCCGAGACCGTGCTGGCCGCGCGTGCCGCGGCCGAAGCCCACGACGCCGTGGCCACCATCGGCAAGGTGCACGTCGCCCCCAACGGCACCAACGCCATCCCCAGTCGGGTCCGGACCTGGCTGGACGCCCGCGCCCCCGACGAGGCCACGCTGCACGCGGTCGTCGACCACGTCGACGCCGTCGCCAAACGCGCCGCGAGTGAGCACAGCGTCTTCCACGCCCGCTACGAGGAGTCCTACACCCCCGTCGTCGACTTCGACACCGCCCTGCGCGACCACATCGCCGCGGTCATCGGCGCGGACGGCACCCCCGCCCCCGTGCTCCCCACCGGAGCCGGGCACGACGCCGGAGTCCTCGCCGCCTCGGTTCCCACTGCGATGCTCTTCGTCCGCAATCCCAGCGGGATCTCCCACGCCCCGCAGGAGTTCGCCCGTCCCGATGACTGCCACCAGGGCGTCACCGCGTTGGCCGACGTCCTGGCCGACCTGCTCCACGAGAAAGAGGAGCACGAGGAGCACCAGGAGCAGAAGGGGCAGAAGCGGCAGAAGGGGCAGGGGGAGAAGGGCTCCCCGTGA
- the hutU gene encoding urocanate hydratase, whose product MTTHNAASGPRPVRAPRGTAISAKGWQQEAALRMLHNNLDPEVAEHPDDLVVYGGTGRAARDWHSFDRISASLRDLEADETLLVQSGRPVGIMRTHEWAPRVLIANSNLVGDWANWEEFRRLEALGLTMYGQMTAGSWIYIGTQGILQGTYETFGAVARKLGGSDGPGNGTLAGTITLTAGLGGMGGAQPLAVTMNDGVAIVVECDSSRIDRRIEHRYLDARTDSIDEALRLAVEARDARRPLSIGLLGNAAEVVPELLRRGAPIDIVTDQTSAHDPLACLPVGVPFEEWRDYAAAKPEEFTERARASMAVHVEAMVGFMDAGAEVFDYGNSIRGEAQTAGFARAFDFPGFVPAYIRPLFCEGKGPFRWAALSGDPKDIARTDQAICELFPDNEHLIRWIRMAGERVAYQGLPARICWLGQGERAAAGLRFNELVASGEISAPIAIGRDHLDTGSVASPYRETEAMKDGSDAIADWPLLNALVNTSSGASWVSIHHGGGVGMGRSIHAGQVTVADGTDLAAMKLERVLTNDPAMGVIRHVDAGYPEAQEVARRHGVRVPMSEG is encoded by the coding sequence ATGACGACCCACAACGCGGCCTCCGGCCCGCGCCCGGTGCGCGCCCCGCGCGGCACCGCGATCTCCGCCAAAGGCTGGCAGCAGGAGGCCGCCCTGCGGATGCTTCACAACAACCTCGACCCGGAGGTCGCCGAGCACCCCGATGACCTCGTCGTCTACGGCGGGACCGGCCGGGCCGCCCGCGACTGGCACAGCTTCGACCGCATCTCGGCCTCCCTGCGCGACCTGGAGGCCGACGAGACGCTGCTGGTGCAGTCCGGCCGCCCCGTCGGCATCATGCGCACCCACGAGTGGGCGCCGCGCGTGCTCATCGCCAACAGCAACCTCGTCGGCGACTGGGCGAACTGGGAGGAGTTCCGCCGCCTGGAGGCGCTCGGCCTCACCATGTACGGGCAGATGACCGCCGGGTCCTGGATCTACATCGGCACCCAGGGCATCCTCCAGGGCACCTACGAGACCTTCGGAGCGGTCGCCCGCAAACTGGGCGGCTCGGACGGGCCGGGCAACGGGACGCTCGCCGGAACCATCACCCTCACCGCGGGCCTCGGCGGCATGGGTGGCGCCCAGCCGCTCGCCGTCACCATGAACGACGGCGTCGCCATCGTGGTGGAGTGCGACTCCAGCCGCATCGACCGCCGCATCGAGCACCGCTACCTCGACGCGCGCACCGACAGCATCGACGAGGCGCTGCGCCTGGCCGTCGAGGCGCGCGACGCCCGCCGCCCGCTGTCCATCGGCCTGCTCGGCAACGCCGCCGAGGTGGTGCCCGAGCTGCTGCGCCGCGGCGCCCCCATCGACATCGTCACCGACCAGACCTCCGCCCACGACCCGCTGGCCTGCCTGCCGGTCGGCGTGCCCTTCGAGGAGTGGCGCGACTACGCCGCCGCCAAGCCCGAGGAGTTCACCGAGCGGGCGCGCGCCTCCATGGCCGTGCACGTCGAGGCGATGGTCGGCTTCATGGACGCCGGAGCCGAGGTGTTCGACTACGGCAACTCGATCCGCGGCGAGGCCCAGACCGCCGGGTTCGCCCGCGCGTTCGACTTCCCGGGTTTCGTGCCCGCCTACATCCGCCCGCTGTTCTGCGAGGGCAAGGGCCCGTTCCGGTGGGCGGCGCTGTCCGGCGACCCCAAGGACATCGCCCGCACCGACCAGGCCATCTGCGAGCTCTTCCCCGACAATGAGCACCTCATCCGGTGGATCCGGATGGCCGGGGAGCGTGTGGCCTACCAGGGGCTGCCGGCCCGCATCTGCTGGCTCGGCCAGGGCGAGCGCGCCGCCGCGGGCCTGCGCTTCAACGAGCTCGTCGCCTCCGGCGAGATCAGCGCGCCCATCGCGATCGGCCGCGACCACCTGGACACCGGTTCGGTGGCCTCCCCCTACCGGGAGACCGAGGCGATGAAGGACGGCTCCGACGCGATCGCCGACTGGCCCCTGCTCAACGCACTGGTCAACACCTCCTCCGGCGCGTCGTGGGTGTCCATCCACCACGGTGGCGGGGTCGGCATGGGACGCTCGATCCACGCGGGCCAGGTCACGGTCGCCGACGGCACCGACCTGGCCGCGATGAAGCTGGAGCGGGTGCTCACCAATGACCCGGCCATGGGCGTCATCCGGCACGTCGACGCCGGTTACCCCGAGGCCCAGGAGGTGGCCCGGCGGCACGGTGTGCGCGTTCCGATGAGCGAGGGCTAG